In a genomic window of Paracoccaceae bacterium:
- a CDS encoding DUF4399 domain-containing protein, producing MKHFILTATAGLMLAGAAFADGHRSPAPQNAQAYIISPADGATVSNPVTVVFGLVGMGVAPAGTEQENTGHHHLLINTDPQTLDLDSGLPATDEIVHFGGGQTQVTKELPTGTHTLQLLLGDWSHVPHDPPVMSEVITITVN from the coding sequence ATGAAGCACTTCATTCTAACAGCAACCGCCGGACTCATGCTCGCGGGAGCGGCCTTTGCCGATGGGCATCGCAGCCCGGCGCCGCAGAACGCGCAGGCCTATATTATTTCACCGGCGGATGGCGCGACAGTTTCGAACCCGGTCACGGTTGTATTCGGGCTGGTAGGCATGGGCGTTGCCCCGGCTGGTACCGAGCAGGAAAACACCGGTCATCACCACCTGTTGATCAACACCGACCCGCAAACGCTGGACCTTGATTCCGGCCTGCCCGCGACCGATGAGATCGTTCATTTCGGGGGCGGTCAGACACAGGTCACCAAAGAGCTTCCGACCGGCACGCATACGCTGCAACTGCTTCTTGGGGATTGGAGCCACGTGCCGCATGATCCGCCGGTCATGAGCGAAGTGATCACGATCACGGTGAACTAG
- a CDS encoding BrnA antitoxin family protein, translating to MSTKVERSMKTQMMYELERLEQDLSTAWLDQSLPTYWSGLDWEGEVARKTTRVTIRLDADMVRWFRSLGPGYQTRMNRVLRIYWMALMSGYVKGFPEDNTVPRLAAEARRVQEEIARDRGTQ from the coding sequence ATGAGCACCAAGGTGGAACGCAGCATGAAAACGCAGATGATGTATGAGCTGGAACGACTAGAGCAGGATTTAAGCACCGCCTGGCTGGACCAAAGCCTGCCAACCTATTGGTCCGGTCTGGACTGGGAAGGCGAAGTGGCGCGCAAGACGACCCGCGTCACGATCCGGCTGGATGCGGATATGGTGCGTTGGTTTCGCAGTCTGGGTCCGGGGTATCAGACGCGGATGAACCGGGTGTTGCGAATCTACTGGATGGCGCTGATGTCAGGCTATGTAAAAGGGTTCCCCGAGGACAACACGGTGCCCCGCCTTGCCGCCGAAGCCCGACGGGTTCAGGAGGAGATCGCGCGGGATCGGGGAACGCAATGA